A genomic stretch from Corynebacterium faecale includes:
- a CDS encoding DUF3054 domain-containing protein translates to MNRWLALLFDALAIALFALFARVAHQSDDMPLSVSGWFSTMLPFLAGVFLAYLVVILPLKVHVDSIRPAGLSVWVFAVVIGLSVWGFNNGGIPHWSFMIVATTASAILVLGWRALYRVICK, encoded by the coding sequence GTGAACCGCTGGTTAGCCCTGCTTTTCGACGCCCTCGCCATCGCCCTCTTCGCACTCTTCGCGCGCGTCGCCCACCAGAGCGACGACATGCCCCTCAGCGTCAGCGGCTGGTTCTCCACCATGCTCCCCTTCCTCGCCGGGGTCTTCCTCGCCTATCTGGTGGTCATCCTCCCCTTGAAGGTCCACGTGGATTCCATCCGACCAGCCGGCCTCTCAGTGTGGGTATTCGCCGTGGTGATCGGCCTGAGCGTGTGGGGCTTCAACAACGGTGGGATCCCCCACTGGTCCTTCATGATCGTGGCCACCACGGCTTCGGCGATCCTGGTCCTCGGGTGGAGAGCTCTCTACCGCGTGATCTGCAAATAA
- a CDS encoding META domain-containing protein — protein MAILTPLEILGALGSAVVTSVAIPPLVLGSLTLAFPDSPGPPVHSEVWGADIPADTRLHLHGDGSFGANDGCNTGSGTWERNGSDYTLTQGAYTQRWCEGMNPWLSHAETATLDGAVLVVFDDTGEHIGTMTRQ, from the coding sequence ATGGCCATACTCACTCCCCTGGAGATCCTGGGTGCGCTTGGTTCAGCAGTGGTGACCAGCGTTGCCATTCCTCCGCTGGTGCTGGGGTCTCTCACCCTGGCGTTCCCAGACTCCCCAGGCCCGCCTGTGCATTCCGAGGTCTGGGGCGCGGACATTCCCGCTGATACCCGCCTCCATCTCCATGGTGACGGCAGTTTTGGTGCCAATGATGGCTGCAATACAGGTTCCGGTACCTGGGAGAGGAATGGCTCTGACTACACCCTCACCCAGGGGGCCTACACTCAACGCTGGTGCGAGGGCATGAATCCGTGGCTGAGTCACGCGGAGACCGCCACCCTGGACGGTGCTGTGTTGGTGGTATTCGATGATACCGGAGAACATATCGGCACCATGACACGCCAGTAG